The candidate division WOR-3 bacterium DNA window GCCGGAGTTGCCAGCCTGACCACAGACCTACTCACCAGGGGAATGCCCGGCATCTCGGCGGACTCAGTCGCCGCACTTGTTGAATTCCTCGGTGCCCGGTTTGATGCCGACGTCAACTTCGACCGATCAGCCCTATCCCTGCGTATCCTGTCCAAAGACCTCGACCAAGGACTTGACCTTCTCGCCGGTAGTGCGCTCAACCCGAGCTTCGACCCCAAAGAGTTAAGACTCGCCCTTGACCAGTACGTCGCTGCTGCCCGTCAGCGCACCGACCGGCCGCACACGGTCGTATCCGATGCGTTTGACCAACTCGCGTACGGCTCCCATCCCTACGCCTGGCCAATCACTGGCGACACGATGACCCTCCGGTCAATCACCCGCACTGACCTTATCCGGTTCCACCAGACTCACTACCTGCCGAACAACTGCTTCCTGGTAGCGGTCGGCGACCTGTACCCGACAACACTGCTTGACGCCGTCAAAGCAAAGTTCGGGAACTGGCGACCAGGAACCGTGCCCGAACTTGTTGTCCCGCCCTTGCCTGAACCTGAAGGCATCAATGTGAAACTCATCTCTCGGCCGGACATGAACCAGACCTACATCGAGTTCGGCCATCCGGGCATCTCGATGCTCGATTCTGACATGCTGTCCACGCGGCTGATGTCCTACATCCTCGGTGGCGGTGCACTCTCCTCGCGCCTGGGCATCTCGGTGAGAGAACAAGCCGGACTTGCCTACGATGTCCGATGTTGGTTCGACCGGACAAAGCTCAAAGGCGCCTTCCACGCCACGGTCCAGACCGCGCAGCCCAGACAGGCAATCGAACTGATGTTCCGCGACATCAAGCAGATGCATGATTCGGGCGCGACCGCGGCCGAGCTTCTGAAAGCGCACAACTACTACACCGGCTCCTTCCCTTTGAGCTATAGCTCAAACCGCGGCAAGCTCACTCAGGTCGAGGCGCTTGAGCTCTACCGCTTCGGGCTCGACTGGCTTGAACGCTTCCCGGACGACGTTCGTGCCGTAACCCTCGAACAGATCAACCAGGCTGCCCGCGACCATCTCCGTCCTGGCAACTACTGGATGGTCGTTCTTGGCCCGGTAACCAAAGAAGACTTGGGACTCGACAACGTCCAATGGATTGAGTAGCCGCGGTCCGAAGTCACGGACCTTACACCGCCAAAATCTCAAGATACAACAACGCGTGGTCAGAGTATGACTCTATCCACTTACGCTGCTCGGCCCTATTCACAGCCTGTGGCCAGCCGCGTACGTCAACCTCAGCATCGCCGAACGTCTTGAAGCGAAGATGCCCTGCCGCCACGACCTGGTCAAGATTCGACGGTCCAGGTTTATTTTTCCCGTTCCACCAAGTAAACGGCTGGCTCTTGGAAAGTACCCTCATGCCGAACCCATCGGCGTCGGCCTGCAGCTTACGCAACTCGGTCTCCCACGAAATCGCATGATCGAACGGATACTCCATGCCCATTGTGTTCAGGTCACCAAGAAAGATGAAGTTCGGCCGCTCGGCTTCGGCCGCCTTGGCAAGGGTTGAACTGAACTTGAACGCACGCTCGAACTGGTCGTCGCGGATACCAAGCCCAATCGGCTTGCTACTGCTCTTGGTATGCAGAAACAATAACGAATAGTTCTTGCTCCCGATCAAAAGTGAAACCAGTAGCCCGGGTCGCAGAAACGTATTGCCGCTCTTGAACTCGGTACGCTGTGTGAAGAATGCAGTAATGCCGCCACGCACGCCGACCAGAGTTTCCTGGGTCTGGGTACCCTCGGTAATGTGGAACTGATACCCTGGCATCCGCTCGACCATCATCTTGTAAACTTCCTTACCAGCGACCTCGAACAGACCGAACACATCCGGGTCCTGCTCGCCAATGAACTCCACCACTCGACCTACCCGCTCCGGCTCACCCTTGAAGTGCTCGACGTTCCATGATGCCAAACTGAAGACCTTTGTCATGACGTCATCCCCTTTCACTAAGTCAGCGCAATCTTATAACAGCTGACATGGGACATGTCAACTCCAACTATGGCCCTGCCACATTCCAAGTTGGTAACTCGACGTCCAAAGATTGCAAGGCACGGTATTCTTGCTCCTCTTCTTGCCATAAGTGTCTTGACTCCGCCGCAGCCCCCTGCAGAACGAGCGACCAGAGCTGAAACCCAGAATTGAGTCTGGCTCCTCCGCACGACGCCAACTATGAGTTCTGGTCTAACTGCGACGTTCAAACCGCGGCTGAGCCCTGAAGTAAGCCGGCACCTGACAGCCTATCTGACATGGATACTAAGACCGCAACTAAGCCTACAGATCAGCCCCGCACCGACGCACCTTCTCACGTATCCGCTCAGACAGACCGTGACAGGTCATCTCAAGTCCCAGCTCATAGGGCACTTGAAATACTTTCTCACATGCTGTCTCAGTCTGGAACTAAGCTGCCGGCTGAGAAGACAGTTGAGCCTGGGTCTGAGAATCAGACTCAGATGGGGAGTCACTCCCGGGGTCACTAGGTAACCCCCTGGCTATGTCCTCATCCACATGCCTGCCAGCGCGCCCTGCTGCGCATCATATCGTCAATCTGCGACTTATGCAACTGCCGCAGTTCTGCGGCATTCTCAGTCTGTCGCAAATAGACGCCGGACGTTGCTGCCCAGCGCTGCAACATAGCCATTTCGCTATGCGACCTCGCCAAGACCTGTTTCTCGCCTGTCCTAGAAACTAGCACTTGCCTGCCCACGCTCAATAGCTTTACAAAGGGTATGTAGCTACTACGTTCAGCTCAACCGCCGATTCCGGAGCCATCCAATAGCTCAGCTTTTCCTGTGGGAACAGCCCCGGTTCATCTGGCATGAACTTGACAGGTGGAACCGGTGGGGTATGCTCGCAGTAAGCATGAAGCTGCCTAGGGACACAGAACAGAAGGTGAAGGAACTCGAGGAAAGGTTGCCCGCGACGACCTTGCCGGCTGAGCGACTCCAGATTCTCCTTGACCTTGCAAGGGAGACTTGGCTTGCTCTGCCAAGTGAAGCACGACGCTACCTGCACCGGGCAGTGGCGGAAGCAGAATCAGCCGACGAACAAGGCTACCTGTCGAGTGCCGAGAACATGTTGGCCGAAATATCACGCCGAGCCGGTGAACTGGCCGAAAGCGAGCAGCACGCAGATAGGGCGCTTGCTGCAGCCCGGGCTGCAGGCAACGCAAAGAAGGAAGCGGGTGCCGTCAATCTCAAGGGGAAACTGTTTGAGATGCGGGGCGAGTATGACCAGGCCGCGGAATGTTTCGAACAATGCCGAAGACTGTCTGAACAGGCAGGTTTCCTAGAAGGCGTGCAGGCTGCGCTCAACGAGCTGGGTGGCCTGTACGGTTTGCGCGGCCAGCCCCAGCGGGCACTGGACTGCTACCTTGAGTGCCTCAAGATCGACGATGAGCTCGGCGACAGCTACTGCATTGCCCTGCATCGCTACAACATCGGCTGGACACTAGAGCAGCTCGGCCGCTGGGAGGAAGCAGCCGAAAGCCTGTACCGGACAGTAGCTATCAGTGAGCAGCACGGGTTCCGGGACTTGATGCTCGACGCGATGAATGTGCTCGGCGAGCTTTTCTTGAAACGGGACAACCTCGCCCGGGCAAAAGACATGTTCGGGGCGGTCGTACAGAAGGAACGGGACCAGCCCGGCTATCGAGCGCTGCTGCGGGATGCACTTGCCAATCTGGGCTTGGCGCACTTCAGGGCCGGAGAACTGGCCGCAGCCGAGAACACATATGCCGAGGCGCTTGAGATGTGCACTGAGTCCGGTGACCAGCGCGAGCGGGCGATTCTGCTCGTCCGGTTTGCCGAACTTCTCTTCGCACGCGGAAACCTTGAACGGGCTGAAGAAATGCTGAGCCAGGCTCAGGAGCTCTGCGACCGGCTGAGTCTGGCCCGGGAAAGTGCTGAGGTGCTGCGAATAAGAGGACTCATCGCCCAGGAGCGCGGTGACGCCACTGGTGCCGCCTCAAGTTTCGAACAGGCAGCCGGGAAACTGGCCGATGCTCCGGACAGCTACGAACTCGCCAGAGTAAGATTCCAGTACGGCCGATGTCTTGCCCGGTCTGGTCAACCGGAACAGGCCCGACCACTTCTGGAGCAGGCGGCACGGACGTTCCGGCTGCTTTCAGTTGTCGCTGATGCCGAAGAAGTGAACCGGTTGCTATTTCGACTCGAAATGCCGTCTGATGCCGAAAACGCAGTACTTGGCGCTGTTGTCGGCCTGACACGGATTGGACTGGAGCCGGTATCGTTGTTCGAGCGCGCACTACGCATCATCTGCGAGGGACTGGAGTTCGACCATGCGGCCATCGTCCTGGGTGACTCGGCAGTCCTGTTGTATGGCCGGCCAGACTTAGACACTGCCGATCGGTTCAGCGGCCGGGTCGCACCGGTTGCGACCGAACGGTACGTATGGATTCCGGTGATGACCGACTGTACACCACCGGCCGGGATATATCTAGAACGGACTGAGCCTGCGTCCCGTCGGCCCAGTCCCGGCTTCCTGGTCGAGCTGATTCGGCGTTGCGCTGAGCCGATGCGGCGGCTAGCTGAGCTCCCCCTACGTCCTGAGCCGGTCGTTCG harbors:
- a CDS encoding endonuclease/exonuclease/phosphatase family protein yields the protein MTKVFSLASWNVEHFKGEPERVGRVVEFIGEQDPDVFGLFEVAGKEVYKMMVERMPGYQFHITEGTQTQETLVGVRGGITAFFTQRTEFKSGNTFLRPGLLVSLLIGSKNYSLLFLHTKSSSKPIGLGIRDDQFERAFKFSSTLAKAAEAERPNFIFLGDLNTMGMEYPFDHAISWETELRKLQADADGFGMRVLSKSQPFTWWNGKNKPGPSNLDQVVAAGHLRFKTFGDAEVDVRGWPQAVNRAEQRKWIESYSDHALLYLEILAV
- a CDS encoding pitrilysin family protein, which encodes MFALPLTRDSLPNGLIVLIYEDHRLPIADLALICRSGAAYDPLGKAGVASLTTDLLTRGMPGISADSVAALVEFLGARFDADVNFDRSALSLRILSKDLDQGLDLLAGSALNPSFDPKELRLALDQYVAAARQRTDRPHTVVSDAFDQLAYGSHPYAWPITGDTMTLRSITRTDLIRFHQTHYLPNNCFLVAVGDLYPTTLLDAVKAKFGNWRPGTVPELVVPPLPEPEGINVKLISRPDMNQTYIEFGHPGISMLDSDMLSTRLMSYILGGGALSSRLGISVREQAGLAYDVRCWFDRTKLKGAFHATVQTAQPRQAIELMFRDIKQMHDSGATAAELLKAHNYYTGSFPLSYSSNRGKLTQVEALELYRFGLDWLERFPDDVRAVTLEQINQAARDHLRPGNYWMVVLGPVTKEDLGLDNVQWIE
- a CDS encoding sigma 54-interacting transcriptional regulator is translated as MKLPRDTEQKVKELEERLPATTLPAERLQILLDLARETWLALPSEARRYLHRAVAEAESADEQGYLSSAENMLAEISRRAGELAESEQHADRALAAARAAGNAKKEAGAVNLKGKLFEMRGEYDQAAECFEQCRRLSEQAGFLEGVQAALNELGGLYGLRGQPQRALDCYLECLKIDDELGDSYCIALHRYNIGWTLEQLGRWEEAAESLYRTVAISEQHGFRDLMLDAMNVLGELFLKRDNLARAKDMFGAVVQKERDQPGYRALLRDALANLGLAHFRAGELAAAENTYAEALEMCTESGDQRERAILLVRFAELLFARGNLERAEEMLSQAQELCDRLSLARESAEVLRIRGLIAQERGDATGAASSFEQAAGKLADAPDSYELARVRFQYGRCLARSGQPEQARPLLEQAARTFRLLSVVADAEEVNRLLFRLEMPSDAENAVLGAVVGLTRIGLEPVSLFERALRIICEGLEFDHAAIVLGDSAVLLYGRPDLDTADRFSGRVAPVATERYVWIPVMTDCTPPAGIYLERTEPASRRPSPGFLVELIRRCAEPMRRLAELPLRPEPVVRIPNLHYRGVVGRNPKMIENLRIVAQVASASVPVLVKGESGTGKELIARALHDSSVRSGKPFVAVNCAAVPETLLEAEFFGVEKGAATGIAQRRGKFELAHGGTIFLDEIGDMSPALQARLLRVLQDKVVERLGGTRPIDTDVRVVAATNKNLEELMRRGTFRQDLYYRLNAVELEVPALRDRKEDIPAFVRYFVTSSNQEFHRNVLGVDEAAMACLIAFNWPGNIRQLRHVIERAVVLSRAPVLTTTDLPAEIFAASTTDGPCQESDLRTARRAAQKAAADDLERTTLVQCLEKAKGNATEAAKLAGYSRAQFYRLLRKHNLRTN